The Helicobacter cetorum MIT 00-7128 region CTTCGCCCTCTTGATTATTGACATGCGGAATGCGTAAAGAGTAAAAATGCACCCCAATGAGTAAAATGATTGTAATAGGTAGCAAGAATACATGGAGCATAAAAAAGCGTGTTAGAGTCGCATCAGCTACAACATAATTACCCCTAATCCACTCAACCACATCAGCCCCAATAAAAGGAATGCCCCCAAATAAATTTGTGATAACGGTTGCTGCCCAATAGCTCATCTGCCCCCAAGGTAACATATACCCACTAAAGGCTTCCGCACTAAAGACCACAAACAAAATCATTCCGCTAATCCAAATCATCTCACGACCCTTTTTATAAGAGCCATAATAAATCGCTACAAACATATGGATATAAATGATAACAAAAATCATGCTCGCTGCCGTAGCATGCATGTGTCTCCAAAGCCAGCCATAAGCCACTTCTTGCATGATAGTGAAATTCACGCTATCAAACGCCATTTTCGCATCAGGCTTGTAATACATGAGCAAGAAAATCCCTGAAACTACAAGCACTCCAAAGAGCGTTAACAAAATAACCCCCATTGCCCATAAGAAATTGATATTCTTAGGAATCCAATATTCTGTCATTAGCACTTTAGCGAGCTTTTTTACTCCTAAGCGCTGGTCTAACCAATCTATAACGCCATCTGCTTTTCTAATCTCTGCCATTTGACTCTCCTTATGCTTTGCCCATCATTTTCTTATACTCAGCCCCTGCCTCACCAAAAGTGATTTTAGTGCCCTCAATCTTAAAAGGCGGAATATCAAAAGGTCGTGGGGGGGGAGTGCCAGCGATATTCACGCCATTAGAAGTGAAACGCCCCCCATGGCATGGGCACAAAAACCCTTTATCCTCACCCTCATAAGCAGGGATACAACCTAAATGCGTGCAAATTTGAATCGCTGTGGTAAAAACGCCATCGCCAATTTTAAAATCTCGTTTTTCATTAAAGCTCTCTTTTTTAGAACGCTTTAAGATATAAACCGGCTTACCACGCCATTCTACGGTGGAGAATTGCCCCTCTTGCATATTAGCCACATCTATGGTCGTAAAACCTGCTGACACAACGCTTGGAAGCGGGTCCCAAGTCTTTTTCATTGCTACTAGACTAGCCACTGCTCCAACAGCTGTAGCACCAGCTAGGCTCATTCCTAGAAAATCACGCCTTTTAATATCCGCCATGATTACACTCCTTGAATTAAAAATTCCTCTATGATGATTTAAGAGCATAGAAACAAATATTTTACAACAAACTCTCTTAATAATCTTTTTAAAATGAAAAAATAAGCAAGAATTTAGCGCTTTTTCTAGTCTTAAGCCACACTTAGAGCATTTTTAGTGCGCAAATAACTTAGAAGTGTCTCTAAAATATCGTTATCATCTTTGCTAGGAGCTTTTAAACTCTCTTTATTTTCATCATTATAAGTAATGGTAATGTTTTGATTAAAATTAGAAAGCTTTATAATGCCAAGCTTATTAGCCAAAATTTTAAGCATAATAATTTGCAAAAACTGCAAACTTAGAGCATCTAATTTGCCAAATCTATCTTGTATTTCTTG contains the following coding sequences:
- a CDS encoding cytochrome b, producing MAEIRKADGVIDWLDQRLGVKKLAKVLMTEYWIPKNINFLWAMGVILLTLFGVLVVSGIFLLMYYKPDAKMAFDSVNFTIMQEVAYGWLWRHMHATAASMIFVIIYIHMFVAIYYGSYKKGREMIWISGMILFVVFSAEAFSGYMLPWGQMSYWAATVITNLFGGIPFIGADVVEWIRGNYVVADATLTRFFMLHVFLLPITIILLIGVHFYSLRIPHVNNQEGEEIDFELEEKKFIEGKKKESKVIPFWPVFLSKDIFVVCAFMVFFFYLVCYHYDFAMDPINFERANSLKTPHHIYPEWYFLWSYEVLRGFFFNADLGLAAFGVAQVIFFLLPFLDRSQVVAPAHKRKAFMVWFWVLIVDMIVLTIYGKLPPLGMSKYIGLVGSVTFLALFFVVLPIITIAERKNQGGVR
- the petA gene encoding ubiquinol-cytochrome c reductase iron-sulfur subunit translates to MADIKRRDFLGMSLAGATAVGAVASLVAMKKTWDPLPSVVSAGFTTIDVANMQEGQFSTVEWRGKPVYILKRSKKESFNEKRDFKIGDGVFTTAIQICTHLGCIPAYEGEDKGFLCPCHGGRFTSNGVNIAGTPPPRPFDIPPFKIEGTKITFGEAGAEYKKMMGKA